One genomic region from Terasakiella sp. SH-1 encodes:
- a CDS encoding efflux RND transporter permease subunit, with protein MKNAIEAALGHSRTVILTLLLILITGSVAYNTIPKESDPDINIPIIYVVASHDGISPEDAERLILRPLEQELRTIEGVKEMRSTGYEGGGNVTLEFEAGFDADKALDDVREKVDLAKSELPDETEDPTVHEVNFSLFPVLVVTIAGEVPERTLVKLARDLQDAIEAIPTVLEAEIAGDRDEIVEIIIDPARVELYGLTPAQAMNMVTSSNKLVAAGSQDTGKGRFAVKVPGLYESVFDIKAQPLKVDGDAVVKLGDIADVRRTFVDATSFARVNGKPAIALEVSKRTGENIIETIERVRRVVDLEHSLWPQALQENIQVSYSQDRSNQIRTMLADLQNNVLSAILLVMVVVVAALGLRTAGLVGIAIPGSFLTGILVISALDMTMNIVVLFSLILAVGMLVDGAVVVTEYADRKMIEGLHRRKAYGLAAQRMAWPITASTATTLAAFLPLLFWPGIVGEFMKFLPITLIATLSASLLMALVFVPTLGSLFGKASQAVPDLSEIAPDKETDLSKLSGLTGRYVHLLQKALRHPAKILGGAVAVLVLVQVVYGNFGKGVEFFPEVEPENAKVNVRARGNLSVWEQKEIVELVEARILPMTEFKTVYTRIGKEQNSEEAEDIIGSVSLEFKDWQDRRPANEILADIAKRTADIPGIEIDFRKQEEGPPTGKPVNIQLSSRYTDLLPAAIATIRTGLEQMDGMMNFEDSRPLPGIDWELKVDRAQAAKFGADIGLVGNFIQMTTTGLKLGEYRPDDTDDEVEIRARFPIADRTIDQLEDIRINSEAGSVPISTFVQTTAEPRVGNVNRVDGFRVMAVKADVLPGVNVDAKLKEIKDWLKTQKIDPRIKVEFKGEDEEQRKAEAFLSKAFGVALFIMAIILVTQFNSFYSAFLILSAVIMSTIGVFIGLLITGQPFGIVMGGIGVIALAGIVVNNNIVLIDTFDRLKHETGTVFDAIVLTGAQRMRPVLLTTVTTMLGLLPMVMQLNIDFFTREISSGAPSTQWWVQLSTAIVFGLGFATILTLVVTPCALMVRANVQEWYKNRKKSSQK; from the coding sequence ATGAAAAATGCAATTGAAGCAGCACTGGGTCATTCACGCACCGTTATTTTAACGTTGCTGCTGATCCTCATTACCGGGTCTGTTGCCTATAACACCATCCCCAAAGAGTCCGATCCAGACATTAACATCCCCATCATCTATGTCGTTGCCAGCCATGACGGTATTTCACCAGAAGATGCCGAGCGCCTTATCCTGCGCCCATTGGAACAGGAACTGCGCACCATCGAAGGGGTTAAGGAAATGCGCTCCACCGGCTATGAAGGCGGGGGAAACGTCACACTGGAATTTGAAGCAGGCTTTGATGCTGACAAGGCTTTGGATGACGTGCGTGAAAAAGTCGACCTTGCCAAATCAGAACTGCCTGATGAAACCGAAGACCCCACCGTACATGAAGTCAATTTCAGCCTGTTCCCCGTTCTGGTCGTCACAATCGCAGGGGAAGTGCCCGAACGCACATTGGTCAAACTGGCGCGGGACCTGCAAGACGCCATTGAAGCGATCCCTACTGTACTGGAAGCCGAAATTGCCGGTGATCGCGATGAAATCGTGGAAATCATCATTGATCCCGCCCGCGTGGAACTCTATGGCCTGACCCCGGCTCAAGCCATGAATATGGTCACATCGTCCAACAAACTGGTTGCTGCGGGGTCCCAGGATACGGGCAAGGGACGTTTTGCCGTCAAGGTGCCCGGCCTTTATGAAAGTGTCTTTGACATCAAAGCCCAACCTTTAAAAGTTGACGGTGATGCGGTTGTGAAATTGGGGGACATTGCCGATGTACGTCGGACCTTTGTTGATGCCACCAGTTTTGCCCGTGTAAACGGCAAGCCTGCCATTGCGCTGGAAGTGTCCAAACGCACAGGTGAAAATATCATTGAAACCATTGAACGGGTACGCCGTGTGGTGGACCTTGAACATTCCCTTTGGCCCCAGGCCCTGCAAGAAAATATTCAAGTCTCTTATTCTCAAGATCGTTCCAACCAAATTCGCACCATGCTGGCCGATCTGCAAAATAACGTTCTCAGCGCGATTTTGCTGGTCATGGTTGTTGTTGTCGCCGCCCTTGGCCTACGTACGGCAGGACTGGTCGGCATTGCTATTCCCGGTTCCTTCCTGACCGGTATTCTGGTGATTTCGGCTCTGGATATGACCATGAACATCGTGGTGCTTTTCAGCTTGATTTTGGCTGTTGGCATGCTGGTTGACGGGGCTGTTGTTGTTACAGAATATGCTGATCGTAAAATGATTGAAGGCTTGCATCGCCGTAAAGCCTACGGTCTGGCCGCCCAGCGTATGGCCTGGCCGATCACCGCCTCCACCGCCACGACATTGGCAGCCTTTCTCCCTCTTCTTTTCTGGCCGGGCATTGTCGGGGAATTCATGAAGTTCCTGCCCATCACCTTGATTGCAACCTTATCGGCCTCTTTGCTCATGGCCCTGGTTTTTGTCCCCACCCTTGGCTCTTTATTTGGGAAAGCCTCACAGGCTGTGCCCGACTTAAGCGAAATTGCACCGGATAAGGAAACTGACCTGAGCAAGCTTTCCGGCCTGACCGGACGCTATGTCCACCTCCTGCAAAAGGCCCTGCGCCACCCGGCCAAAATTTTGGGCGGAGCGGTGGCTGTGCTGGTTTTAGTTCAGGTCGTCTATGGCAACTTTGGTAAAGGTGTCGAATTCTTCCCTGAAGTTGAACCTGAAAACGCCAAGGTAAACGTACGCGCACGCGGCAACCTGTCTGTCTGGGAACAAAAAGAAATTGTCGAGCTTGTGGAAGCCCGCATTCTCCCCATGACGGAATTTAAAACCGTCTATACCCGTATTGGCAAAGAACAAAACAGCGAAGAAGCCGAAGATATCATTGGTTCCGTCTCTCTTGAATTTAAAGACTGGCAGGACCGCCGTCCCGCCAATGAAATTCTGGCCGACATTGCCAAGCGCACAGCCGATATCCCCGGTATCGAAATTGATTTTCGCAAACAGGAAGAAGGCCCCCCGACAGGCAAGCCGGTCAATATTCAGCTGTCGTCACGTTATACAGACCTCCTGCCCGCAGCCATTGCGACCATTCGTACCGGATTGGAACAAATGGACGGGATGATGAATTTTGAAGACTCCCGCCCCCTGCCCGGTATTGACTGGGAATTGAAAGTAGACCGGGCACAAGCCGCAAAGTTCGGTGCAGATATCGGTCTGGTGGGCAATTTCATTCAAATGACCACCACAGGTCTGAAACTTGGGGAATATCGCCCTGATGACACTGATGATGAAGTTGAAATTCGCGCCCGTTTTCCCATTGCTGATCGCACCATTGACCAGCTGGAAGACATCCGCATCAATTCTGAAGCAGGCAGTGTACCGATTAGCACCTTTGTCCAAACCACGGCTGAACCGCGTGTAGGCAATGTCAATCGCGTCGATGGTTTTCGCGTCATGGCGGTCAAGGCTGATGTCTTGCCCGGTGTGAATGTGGATGCCAAGCTCAAGGAAATTAAAGACTGGCTGAAAACACAAAAGATTGACCCGCGCATCAAGGTTGAATTTAAGGGCGAAGATGAAGAACAGCGCAAGGCCGAAGCTTTCTTAAGTAAAGCCTTCGGGGTTGCCCTGTTTATTATGGCAATCATTCTTGTAACCCAGTTCAACAGTTTCTATAGCGCCTTTCTCATCCTGTCGGCTGTGATTATGTCCACCATCGGGGTTTTCATCGGCCTACTGATCACAGGCCAGCCTTTTGGGATTGTCATGGGCGGGATTGGCGTGATTGCACTGGCTGGGATTGTTGTGAATAACAACATCGTTTTAATTGATACATTTGATCGCTTAAAACACGAAACAGGCACTGTTTTTGATGCCATCGTCCTGACCGGGGCACAACGTATGCGCCCGGTGCTGCTGACCACCGTCACAACCATGCTGGGCCTGCTGCCGATGGTGATGCAGCTCAACATCGACTTTTTTACCCGGGAAATCAGTTCAGGGGCACCCTCAACCCAATGGTGGGTTCAACTGTCCACAGCTATTGTTTTCGGCCTTGGTTTTGCAACAATTTTAACCCTTGTCGTCACGCCATGCGCCTTGATGGTGCGGGCAAATGTGCAGGAATGGTATAAAAATAGAAAAAAATCATCACAAAAGTGA
- a CDS encoding efflux RND transporter periplasmic adaptor subunit, which yields MTLPINKSIVIAISIALAISLWLLSGLFKEDATTVIQDLEDQKTPKKVHVLVSSQQAIDHRDIVKIYGQTQANRTIEIKAQTAGEVKELLIEKGTFVKKGDVIARLKVDDRNRRLQSAQSAVRFRQLEFEASRKLSQKSFRSQTKLAEAESLLNAAKAELRNAQLDLAHIEIKAPFPGKLDDHMIEVGDYLSTGQSVATLVDLSPIVIAADIPENHITKIADGQAATAILNNGRSIEGIIRYVASTSNSTARTYKVEMEADNPNHEITAGLTAKLHLQVGTQSAYLLSPSILTLSDQGVIGVKTVNATDQVEFHPVNLIEDTVKGIWVSGLPARARIIIRGQEYVKTGQLVSAEEQ from the coding sequence ATGACGTTACCGATCAATAAATCCATTGTGATTGCTATTTCCATTGCGCTTGCCATCTCCTTGTGGCTGCTTTCGGGCCTGTTTAAAGAGGATGCAACCACTGTCATTCAGGATTTAGAGGATCAAAAAACGCCAAAAAAAGTCCATGTGCTAGTCTCTTCCCAACAGGCTATAGACCACCGGGACATTGTTAAAATTTATGGTCAAACCCAAGCCAACCGCACCATTGAAATCAAAGCCCAAACCGCTGGTGAGGTTAAAGAACTGCTGATTGAAAAGGGCACCTTTGTCAAAAAAGGTGATGTGATTGCCCGCCTGAAAGTCGATGACCGTAACCGTCGCTTACAAAGTGCACAAAGTGCTGTGCGTTTTCGCCAGCTTGAATTTGAAGCCTCGCGCAAGCTTTCACAAAAAAGCTTTCGTTCCCAAACCAAACTGGCCGAAGCCGAAAGCCTGCTGAATGCTGCCAAAGCAGAACTTAGAAATGCCCAGCTTGACCTTGCCCACATTGAAATCAAGGCCCCATTTCCCGGCAAACTGGACGATCATATGATTGAGGTGGGGGATTATCTTTCCACCGGCCAATCTGTGGCAACACTGGTTGACCTTTCCCCCATTGTCATTGCCGCTGACATTCCGGAAAACCACATTACCAAAATTGCAGACGGGCAAGCTGCGACAGCGATCCTCAATAACGGTCGATCTATTGAAGGGATCATTCGCTATGTTGCCTCCACCAGCAACAGTACAGCGCGAACCTATAAGGTAGAAATGGAAGCCGATAATCCGAACCATGAAATCACAGCCGGTCTTACAGCCAAGCTGCACCTCCAAGTTGGGACACAATCGGCTTATTTACTCTCTCCATCCATTTTAACCTTATCTGATCAAGGTGTTATTGGGGTAAAGACTGTTAATGCAACGGATCAAGTTGAATTTCACCCCGTCAACCTGATTGAAGATACAGTCAAAGGGATCTGGGTATCCGGCCTTCCTGCCCGTGCACGTATCATCATCCGGGGGCAGGAATATGTTAAAACCGGGCAACTGGTCAGTGCTGAGGAACAATAA
- a CDS encoding GNAT family N-acetyltransferase, translated as MRILRNTGKHSSEGIAKVMGKSEFLKEMKVDGVTFIIRDADEKDLPAVTDLHAYNTGQHKPDYWAETYHRYGDSNEGFFYVCEIDGTFAGFIIGEVRAWEFGSEPCGWVYTIGVNPEMRLKQVGTRLFETVCEQFRKAGVGQARTMLHRKDNLNLSFFRSQGMMGGPYIELEMPLD; from the coding sequence ATGCGTATTTTAAGAAATACGGGAAAACACAGTAGTGAAGGCATTGCCAAAGTTATGGGTAAATCGGAATTCCTTAAGGAAATGAAGGTCGATGGCGTGACCTTTATCATCCGTGATGCGGATGAAAAAGACTTGCCTGCTGTTACTGACCTGCATGCCTATAATACCGGACAGCATAAGCCTGATTACTGGGCTGAAACCTATCATCGCTATGGGGATTCCAACGAGGGCTTTTTCTATGTCTGTGAAATTGATGGTACTTTTGCAGGCTTTATCATTGGTGAAGTGCGCGCCTGGGAGTTCGGTTCAGAACCTTGTGGTTGGGTCTATACCATTGGGGTGAACCCGGAAATGCGCCTTAAGCAAGTGGGGACCCGTTTGTTTGAAACCGTCTGTGAACAGTTCCGCAAGGCAGGTGTGGGGCAGGCCCGTACCATGTTGCATCGTAAAGATAACCTGAACCTTAGTTTTTTTCGAAGCCAGGGCATGATGGGTGGTCCTTACATCGAACTTGAAATGCCGCTGGATTGA
- a CDS encoding Rrf2 family transcriptional regulator, translating into MKLQKATYCALYAVLELARDPDVQLSATDIAEKYNISANHLAKVLRDLGRAGLVESVRGAGGGYRFSGNLKRTTLFDVIHLFEDVGGENERSRDAQADTDIGNALNMVLTEIDEIALATLGSITIGTLLKTMRWRNERAERDEAKA; encoded by the coding sequence ATGAAACTTCAAAAAGCGACATATTGTGCTCTTTATGCGGTTCTGGAATTGGCCCGTGATCCAGATGTACAGCTTTCCGCAACAGATATTGCTGAAAAATACAATATTTCCGCCAATCATTTGGCGAAGGTTTTGCGGGATCTGGGCCGGGCCGGGCTGGTTGAATCTGTCCGTGGGGCAGGCGGGGGCTATCGTTTTTCCGGTAATTTGAAACGCACCACTCTTTTTGATGTGATCCATCTTTTTGAAGATGTCGGTGGGGAAAATGAGCGCAGCCGTGATGCGCAGGCCGATACAGATATTGGTAATGCACTGAATATGGTGCTGACAGAGATTGACGAGATTGCCCTTGCGACCCTTGGGTCCATTACGATTGGCACCTTGTTGAAAACCATGCGCTGGCGTAATGAACGTGCAGAGCGTGATGAGGCGAAAGCTTAG
- a CDS encoding EAL domain-containing protein — MIAAPSEHGQSKKRLYLRSFAALVFGLSLTGLLSYYVLQLQFEQGQKRREVLSNEYVQAFAAELKKSSNLLVPIAGQFFVEAEQPEKEDIRAALQRVKPLLAGLTLQDGYRHLAWAPLWMEREEGLYDDIVTLNALDQQHTGDFIWDHQAKWQSSIAKPEIQDSVVFGLDVVEEQGTAYLVVGQPFFQKASMLHKSGSGTLQPEGYLLGWLDLSRIMRKSWDGFRAPNNLIYLKLEGKQGQDVYIAYQSGLVERTDGHNLHEAASFRQHVSFGTAGFHMELSLVALQDKDQGVLHDLHWIVLLVGVGTTLLWCVLLAFMGRHKHERDASRNSLESYNLQLEQEAKQRRMIEGVLRMNEARWHYVVDNLPIALFALDGQGVFTLGEGRGLAALGMDSETIEGQTAFDVFKGHPDILNCCRECLSGEERRAIFAINRHWIEMRFSPVLKAPDEYDGLICVAIDVTEEQYTQQNLDKANLHLRSLLDNMPVGVVFVRDGVIQWCSSQLEAMFGFGRGQLVGRSPEVFYSDPSSFQDALLYSRPKLQENQVVELSPLLRRQEGERFHGKLIGRVIDPKNYQAGSLWVVQDLTKTIAEEKQRRLSKTVFDNVMEGVMVSDAQNRIVFVNQAFQSITGYQEEEILGHNPSLLSSGKHDHEFYQAMWGCLETDGRWSGEIWNRRKNGESYLEWLTITAHKNGEGEIEEYVAVFSDITIHRENQEQLSYQANYDHLTGLPNRRLLSDRFQQAAAMADREEKPFALVYMDVDNFKFFNESLGHGTGDVILKEVARRLDHVVRSADTIARVSGDEFILLLLGAGDEAAASRAVTNLFHALKAPFKLSGLQQEVSLSASSGIALYPSDGKDLSELIRKADAALYHAKEHERGSFMFFTEEMNVRAQERVRLENRLRHALEEDQFSMHYQPKVNAKTGEIIGAEALIRWEDPEHGLIGPDKFIPLAEETGLILPIGEWVFRTVCSQIRKWKETGVPVVNVAVNLSGRQFSKPDLAQELLSIMAEEGVEPHMLEIEITESFIASSHAAMTQSLNALSDKGVKLSIDDFGTGYSSLNYLHHFPLDIMKIDRSFINNIEDGKGETSEKLAKAVIAIAKSMDLEIVGEGVENNQQLEFLRQNGCDYIQGFYFSKPLAAAEFEKLLLRGTAL; from the coding sequence ATGATCGCGGCCCCATCTGAACATGGGCAGTCAAAGAAAAGGCTCTATCTGCGATCTTTCGCAGCGCTGGTTTTTGGGTTATCGCTTACAGGTTTACTCAGTTATTATGTCTTGCAGCTTCAATTTGAACAGGGACAAAAAAGACGTGAGGTGTTGTCCAATGAATATGTTCAGGCTTTTGCTGCGGAGCTGAAAAAAAGCTCAAACCTTCTGGTGCCAATAGCCGGTCAATTTTTCGTTGAGGCTGAACAGCCTGAAAAAGAGGATATTCGCGCTGCGTTACAACGGGTGAAGCCCTTGTTGGCTGGGTTAACGCTTCAAGACGGCTACCGGCATCTTGCCTGGGCTCCTTTATGGATGGAGAGAGAAGAGGGCCTTTATGATGATATTGTCACCTTAAATGCTTTAGACCAACAGCACACAGGGGACTTTATTTGGGACCATCAGGCCAAGTGGCAGTCCAGTATTGCAAAACCCGAAATTCAGGATAGTGTTGTTTTTGGACTGGATGTCGTTGAAGAGCAGGGGACGGCCTATCTTGTGGTTGGACAGCCTTTTTTCCAAAAAGCCAGCATGCTCCACAAATCTGGCTCTGGGACGCTGCAACCCGAAGGGTATTTGCTGGGGTGGCTGGACCTGTCACGTATTATGCGTAAAAGCTGGGATGGTTTCAGGGCACCGAATAATCTGATTTACCTTAAGCTTGAAGGAAAGCAGGGCCAAGACGTCTATATTGCCTATCAATCCGGTCTGGTGGAAAGAACGGATGGTCATAACCTCCATGAAGCGGCATCTTTCAGACAGCATGTCTCTTTTGGTACAGCCGGATTTCATATGGAGCTTTCCCTTGTGGCTTTGCAGGATAAGGACCAAGGGGTTTTGCATGACTTACACTGGATTGTTTTGTTGGTTGGTGTTGGCACAACCCTTTTATGGTGCGTGTTACTGGCCTTTATGGGGCGTCATAAGCACGAGCGCGATGCTTCGCGTAATTCCCTTGAAAGTTATAACCTGCAACTGGAACAAGAAGCCAAGCAACGCCGCATGATCGAAGGCGTGTTGCGGATGAATGAAGCGCGCTGGCATTATGTGGTGGACAATTTGCCGATTGCTCTGTTTGCGCTGGATGGACAAGGGGTTTTTACGCTGGGGGAAGGGCGTGGACTGGCGGCTTTGGGCATGGACAGTGAAACGATTGAAGGCCAAACGGCTTTTGATGTGTTTAAGGGCCATCCTGATATTCTTAATTGTTGCCGTGAATGTTTGTCTGGCGAAGAACGCCGGGCGATTTTTGCCATTAACCGTCACTGGATTGAGATGCGTTTCTCACCGGTTTTAAAGGCCCCGGATGAATATGATGGTTTGATCTGTGTGGCGATTGATGTCACCGAAGAACAATATACCCAGCAAAACCTGGATAAAGCCAACCTTCATCTGCGCAGTTTGCTGGATAATATGCCGGTTGGGGTCGTGTTCGTGCGTGACGGGGTTATTCAATGGTGTTCGTCTCAACTTGAAGCCATGTTTGGTTTTGGGCGTGGACAGTTGGTTGGGCGCAGTCCTGAGGTCTTTTATAGCGACCCGTCCAGTTTTCAAGATGCTCTTCTCTATAGTCGCCCAAAGCTGCAGGAAAACCAGGTGGTCGAGCTGTCCCCCTTATTGCGCAGGCAAGAGGGGGAGCGTTTTCATGGCAAGTTAATTGGACGTGTTATTGACCCTAAAAATTATCAGGCCGGAAGCTTGTGGGTTGTACAGGATCTGACAAAAACGATTGCCGAAGAAAAGCAGCGTCGTTTATCCAAAACCGTTTTCGATAATGTGATGGAAGGGGTGATGGTCTCGGATGCACAAAACCGTATTGTCTTTGTCAATCAGGCTTTTCAAAGCATCACAGGGTATCAAGAAGAGGAAATTTTAGGTCATAACCCGTCTTTGCTCAGTTCCGGTAAGCATGATCATGAATTTTATCAGGCCATGTGGGGCTGTCTTGAAACAGACGGGCGTTGGTCGGGCGAGATTTGGAACCGCCGCAAAAATGGGGAAAGTTATCTGGAATGGTTAACCATTACGGCCCATAAAAATGGTGAGGGTGAGATCGAAGAATATGTGGCGGTTTTTAGCGACATTACTATTCATCGTGAAAATCAGGAACAGCTCAGTTATCAGGCAAATTATGACCATTTGACGGGATTGCCGAACAGGCGCTTGCTGAGTGACCGGTTTCAACAGGCCGCAGCAATGGCGGACCGGGAAGAAAAGCCGTTTGCGCTGGTCTATATGGATGTGGATAATTTTAAATTTTTCAATGAAAGTCTCGGGCATGGGACGGGGGATGTGATCTTAAAAGAGGTTGCGCGCCGTCTGGACCATGTTGTGCGCAGTGCAGATACCATTGCCCGTGTCAGCGGTGATGAATTTATCTTGCTGTTATTGGGGGCAGGGGATGAAGCTGCGGCAAGCCGGGCGGTGACAAATCTGTTTCATGCGTTAAAAGCTCCTTTTAAATTGAGTGGTTTACAGCAGGAAGTCAGCCTTTCAGCCAGCAGTGGCATTGCGCTTTATCCCAGTGATGGTAAGGACTTATCGGAATTAATCCGCAAGGCAGATGCCGCTCTTTACCATGCCAAGGAACATGAGCGTGGCAGCTTTATGTTCTTTACAGAAGAAATGAATGTGCGGGCACAGGAACGTGTCCGGCTGGAAAACCGTTTGCGCCATGCTTTGGAAGAAGATCAATTTTCGATGCATTACCAGCCCAAAGTGAATGCGAAAACCGGAGAGATTATCGGGGCTGAAGCTTTAATCCGCTGGGAAGATCCAGAACATGGGCTGATCGGGCCGGATAAATTCATCCCGCTGGCAGAAGAAACAGGTTTGATCCTGCCTATTGGTGAATGGGTCTTTCGAACAGTGTGTTCACAAATCCGAAAATGGAAAGAGACAGGTGTTCCAGTGGTGAATGTGGCGGTTAATCTGTCTGGGCGACAGTTTTCAAAACCTGACCTCGCACAGGAGCTGTTGAGCATCATGGCAGAAGAAGGGGTGGAACCCCATATGCTGGAAATTGAAATTACGGAAAGCTTTATTGCCTCTTCCCATGCGGCCATGACTCAATCCTTGAACGCCTTGTCAGACAAAGGGGTCAAGCTGAGTATTGATGATTTTGGGACAGGGTATTCATCTTTGAATTATCTCCATCATTTCCCGCTGGATATTATGAAAATTGACCGTTCCTTTATTAATAATATTGAGGATGGGAAGGGGGAGACATCGGAAAAGCTGGCCAAAGCGGTGATTGCCATTGCCAAAAGTATGGATTTGGAAATTGTCGGTGAAGGGGTGGAAAATAACCAGCAGCTTGAATTCCTGCGCCAAAATGGCTGTGATTACATTCAGGGCTTCTATTTTAGCAAGCCTTTGGCAGCAGCTGAGTTCGAAAAGCTTTTACTTCGTGGCACAGCGTTGTAG
- a CDS encoding HAD-IA family hydrolase, whose protein sequence is MFIREKLSPRDFKEKLKTVKLLSLDVDGILTDGGLYYTETGDELRKFNVKDGMGMKCAREAGVELCIISASTTNAIQERGKRLGIPHVYTGAKNKIEILQKICDELGISLDNVAHMGDDLNDLSIMEKIGTPITVADAIEEVKEQTIYVTQKCGGQGAVREVCDLLVKVNS, encoded by the coding sequence GTGTTTATTCGTGAAAAACTTTCACCGCGTGATTTCAAGGAAAAGCTGAAAACGGTCAAACTGTTGAGTTTGGATGTTGATGGCATTCTGACCGATGGCGGGCTTTATTATACCGAAACCGGTGATGAGCTGCGCAAGTTCAATGTCAAAGACGGGATGGGAATGAAATGTGCCCGTGAAGCCGGGGTTGAGCTTTGTATCATCAGTGCGAGCACAACAAATGCCATTCAGGAACGTGGTAAACGTTTGGGCATTCCTCATGTCTATACCGGGGCGAAAAACAAGATCGAGATTTTGCAAAAGATTTGCGATGAACTGGGTATCAGCCTCGATAATGTGGCTCATATGGGGGATGATTTGAACGATCTGTCCATTATGGAAAAAATCGGCACACCTATTACCGTGGCTGATGCGATTGAAGAGGTGAAAGAGCAGACCATTTACGTTACCCAAAAATGTGGTGGGCAAGGGGCTGTGCGTGAAGTCTGTGACCTTTTGGTTAAGGTGAATTCTTAA
- a CDS encoding hemerythrin family protein, translated as METITWQNARHRTGHDKIDRKNKRIVSLYNQLHDLNENDYSEELVTEILWELVEYADHLIAEEALLEERGASNLEIQKAKHSAFLQKVCSICEAFEERQPDILYQIKTLLSDWWNNHALIDEIKNRPRTTH; from the coding sequence ATGGAAACGATCACTTGGCAAAATGCCCGTCATAGAACAGGCCACGATAAAATTGACCGAAAGAACAAAAGAATAGTCTCGCTTTATAATCAACTACATGACCTAAACGAAAACGATTATAGCGAAGAACTTGTGACCGAAATCCTCTGGGAACTGGTGGAATATGCTGACCACCTGATCGCAGAAGAAGCCCTGCTTGAAGAACGCGGTGCTTCAAACCTTGAAATACAAAAAGCAAAACATTCTGCCTTCTTGCAAAAAGTCTGCTCTATCTGCGAAGCCTTTGAAGAACGCCAGCCTGATATCCTCTACCAAATCAAAACGCTTTTGTCTGATTGGTGGAATAATCACGCCCTGATTGATGAAATCAAAAACCGGCCTCGCACGACACACTAA